A genomic segment from Microcella flavibacter encodes:
- a CDS encoding DUF305 domain-containing protein, protein MKKSTAFAGASLALAAALTLGGCASTDGSMPGMPGMSESEMPETSAEFNAADEMFVTMMIPHHEQAVEMSDMLLSKPDPDTRVADLAQRIKDAQGPEIETMREWLDDWGVDYDESMSGMDMGSDMGMSESDMQALESATGPEADRLFLEQMIVHHQGAISMAETALESGQNEDVLELADQIIADQTAEIAEIEDLLAAL, encoded by the coding sequence ATGAAGAAGTCCACAGCCTTTGCAGGCGCCTCTCTCGCCCTGGCAGCAGCACTCACGCTCGGAGGATGCGCGTCCACGGACGGCAGCATGCCCGGCATGCCCGGCATGAGCGAGTCGGAGATGCCCGAGACGTCAGCGGAATTCAACGCTGCCGACGAGATGTTCGTCACCATGATGATCCCGCACCACGAGCAGGCGGTCGAGATGTCCGACATGCTGCTCTCGAAGCCGGACCCCGATACGCGCGTCGCCGATCTCGCTCAGCGGATCAAGGATGCGCAGGGACCGGAGATCGAGACCATGAGGGAGTGGCTCGACGACTGGGGGGTCGACTACGACGAGTCGATGTCGGGTATGGACATGGGATCCGACATGGGCATGTCCGAGAGCGACATGCAGGCACTCGAATCGGCGACCGGCCCGGAGGCGGATCGTCTGTTCCTCGAGCAGATGATCGTCCACCACCAGGGTGCGATCAGCATGGCGGAGACGGCCCTCGAGTCCGGTCAGAACGAGGACGTGCTCGAGCTCGCCGACCAGATCATCGCCGACCAGACAGCGGAGATCGCCGAGATCGAGGATCTCCTCGCCGCCCTCTAG